In Sphingomonas psychrotolerans, the following proteins share a genomic window:
- the murJ gene encoding murein biosynthesis integral membrane protein MurJ, with the protein MKLARSLGSIGGLTLASRVLALVRDSLQATFVGASFASDAFLVAFRLPNMFRAFFAEGAFASAFIPMFNRKVGESDGELAPALAFAERALAVLFVFLAVMTAVMLAAAWPLTWGLAGGFAKQHPTPDQFAFAVELSRITIPYLMLISLASLLGGILNSLDKYWVNAAAPILLNIAMVSALLFFHGTPEETARAQAIAVPLGGVLQLGWLWIACRAAGISLKPRRPRLDPEIRRLMKLILPAAAGAGAVQINLIVSTALAGALLAEGSISYIYYADRLNQLPLGVIGIGLGTILLPTISKLLGAKREAEAMETQNRGIELALFLTLPATVAFVVAAEPIVRGLFQHGQFSAVDTARCAWALSAFSIGLPSYVLVKVLTPGFFAREDTRTPMRFATISVGVNLALNLALIPLIKHIGPPLATAIASTVNVWMLYRALGKRGHFAADAQLKRRIPRLALAAILMGAALFAGERLLDPYLTGSILMRFAALSVLVGAGGAIYVVACFVTRAYRLSDLKALIRRKAQAAPKE; encoded by the coding sequence ATGAAGCTCGCCCGCAGCCTCGGTTCGATCGGCGGGCTCACGCTGGCCAGCCGCGTGCTCGCTTTGGTCCGCGATTCGCTGCAGGCGACTTTCGTCGGCGCCAGTTTCGCGTCGGATGCGTTCCTCGTCGCGTTCCGCCTCCCCAACATGTTTCGCGCCTTCTTCGCGGAGGGCGCGTTCGCCTCCGCCTTCATCCCGATGTTCAATCGCAAGGTCGGCGAGAGCGACGGCGAACTCGCTCCCGCGCTGGCCTTCGCCGAGCGCGCGCTGGCGGTATTGTTCGTCTTCCTCGCGGTGATGACCGCAGTGATGCTCGCCGCTGCCTGGCCGCTCACCTGGGGCCTCGCCGGCGGCTTCGCAAAGCAGCACCCGACGCCGGATCAGTTCGCCTTCGCGGTTGAATTGTCGCGAATCACCATCCCCTATCTGATGCTGATCAGCCTTGCCTCCTTGCTGGGCGGCATCCTCAATTCGCTCGACAAATATTGGGTCAACGCCGCCGCGCCGATCCTGCTCAACATCGCCATGGTCTCCGCGCTGTTGTTCTTCCACGGCACCCCCGAAGAGACGGCGCGCGCGCAGGCGATCGCGGTCCCCCTGGGCGGCGTGCTCCAGCTCGGCTGGCTGTGGATCGCCTGCCGCGCCGCCGGAATCTCGCTAAAGCCGCGCCGTCCCCGCCTCGATCCCGAGATTCGCCGGCTGATGAAACTGATCCTCCCCGCCGCCGCCGGCGCCGGTGCGGTGCAGATCAACCTGATCGTCTCGACGGCGCTGGCGGGCGCGCTGCTCGCGGAAGGCTCGATCTCGTACATCTATTATGCCGACCGATTGAACCAGCTGCCGCTCGGCGTGATCGGCATCGGGCTCGGCACGATCCTGCTTCCGACGATCTCGAAACTGCTCGGCGCCAAGCGCGAGGCAGAGGCGATGGAGACGCAAAATCGCGGCATCGAACTCGCGCTCTTCCTCACGCTCCCCGCTACCGTCGCGTTCGTCGTTGCCGCCGAGCCGATCGTGCGCGGGCTGTTCCAGCACGGCCAGTTCAGCGCCGTCGACACCGCGCGCTGCGCCTGGGCGCTCTCTGCCTTCTCGATCGGCCTGCCGTCTTACGTGCTGGTCAAGGTGCTAACGCCGGGCTTCTTCGCCCGAGAAGACACGCGCACGCCGATGCGCTTCGCCACGATCTCGGTCGGAGTGAATCTGGCGCTCAACCTCGCACTGATCCCGCTCATCAAGCATATCGGCCCGCCGCTCGCCACGGCGATCGCGTCGACCGTCAATGTGTGGATGCTCTATCGCGCGCTCGGCAAGCGCGGCCATTTCGCCGCCGACGCGCAGCTCAAGCGCCGCATCCCCCGCCTCGCGCTCGCCGCGATCCTGATGGGGGCTGCGCTATTCGCGGGCGAGCGGCTTCTCGATCCCTATTTGACCGGCAGCATCCTGATGCGCTTCGCGGCGCTCAGCGTGCTGGTCGGCGCGGGCGGGGCGATCTATGTCGTCGCCTGCTTCGTCACCCGGGCCTATCGCCTGAGCGATTTGAAGGCCCTGATCCGCCGCAAAGCCCAGGCGGCACCCAAGGAGTGA
- the trpS gene encoding tryptophan--tRNA ligase, with translation MRVVSGIQTTGNLHLGNYLGAIRQWVAMQDTQEKNGGECLFFLADLHALTSNVTPQELANSTIEMAATLLAAGIDDRAILFNQSRVPAHSELCWILQGTARMGWLNRMTQWKDKAGKNREGASVGLFTYPVLQAADILVYRATHVPVGEDQKQHLELARDVATKFNTDFGVDLFPLPEPLISKAAPRIMSLRDGGAKMSKSDPSDMSRINLIDDDDTIAAKIRKSKSDADLLPDSFDALAGRPEAKNLVTIYAALAEREPQAVIEEFAGQGFGAFKPALADLAVSVLAPVRDRLKRLLDDRSAVGAQLARGAERAQALAAPTLKAAQQAVGLQV, from the coding sequence ATGCGCGTCGTTTCCGGCATCCAGACCACCGGCAATCTCCACCTCGGAAACTATCTCGGGGCGATCCGGCAATGGGTGGCGATGCAGGACACCCAGGAAAAGAATGGGGGCGAGTGCCTGTTCTTCCTCGCCGACCTGCACGCGCTGACCAGCAACGTCACCCCGCAGGAACTGGCGAACTCGACGATCGAGATGGCCGCGACCTTGCTCGCCGCAGGAATCGACGACCGCGCGATCCTGTTCAACCAGTCGCGTGTCCCCGCGCATTCGGAGCTGTGCTGGATCCTTCAGGGTACTGCCCGGATGGGCTGGCTCAACCGCATGACCCAGTGGAAGGACAAGGCCGGCAAGAATCGCGAAGGCGCCAGCGTCGGCCTGTTCACCTACCCGGTGCTCCAGGCGGCAGACATCCTCGTCTATCGAGCGACGCACGTGCCGGTGGGCGAGGACCAGAAGCAGCATCTCGAGCTGGCACGCGACGTGGCGACCAAGTTCAACACCGATTTCGGCGTCGACTTGTTCCCGCTGCCCGAGCCGTTGATCAGCAAGGCCGCGCCGCGGATCATGAGCTTGCGCGACGGCGGCGCCAAGATGTCCAAGTCCGATCCTTCTGACATGAGCCGGATCAACCTGATCGACGACGACGACACGATCGCCGCCAAGATCCGCAAATCGAAGTCCGATGCCGACCTGTTGCCCGACAGTTTCGACGCGCTGGCCGGGCGCCCGGAGGCGAAGAATCTCGTGACGATCTATGCCGCGCTCGCCGAACGCGAACCGCAAGCGGTGATCGAGGAATTCGCGGGGCAAGGCTTCGGCGCGTTCAAACCGGCGCTGGCAGACCTCGCAGTCTCAGTGCTCGCCCCGGTCCGCGATCGATTGAAGCGGTTGCTCGATGATCGCAGTGCAGTCGGCGCCCAGCTCGCCAGGGGCGCCGAACGCGCGCAGGCGCTTGCCGCGCCGACGCTCAAGGCGGCACAACAGGCAGTGGGGTTGCAGGTCTGA
- the mltA gene encoding murein transglycosylase A — protein sequence MRLWGAVASAALLSACSGGIVPPEAGVSRAPAPLPAPSRDISRPRELPETPMHLPARQPTPAIPLAAVPAPAAPASAGTAAASGMVAGPSLDTLPITQEGAERALTAYRLSCSALQRRTDSTGLTQGPDWAESCRGAGNWPARDARAFFVRYFETVQIGDGKAFATGYYEPEIHGCRERRAGCEVPIYGVPSDLIDVDLGLFSDDLKGKKIRGRVEGKRFVPYFDRTAIEDGKIEGRAPVIAYANDPVEIFFLQVQGSGRLRLPDGGVMRIGYAGQNGRDYTGIGKLMRDRGLLGPGQASMQGIMGYLRAHPEEGRAIMRENKSFVFFKELTGAGPLGAMGLPVTGWVSAAVDPKFVPLGAPAFLSMDRTDATGLWVAQDTGGAIKGANRFDTFWGAGDDARAIAGGMSARGTAWLLLPKGVLARRTAAPTP from the coding sequence ATGCGTCTGTGGGGGGCAGTCGCGTCCGCGGCTCTGTTGAGCGCCTGTTCGGGCGGAATCGTACCGCCCGAGGCGGGGGTGAGCCGGGCACCTGCGCCGCTGCCGGCGCCATCTCGCGATATATCGCGACCGCGCGAGCTTCCCGAAACCCCGATGCATCTGCCGGCACGGCAGCCGACTCCCGCAATTCCGCTCGCTGCGGTGCCGGCGCCCGCCGCACCGGCGAGCGCCGGCACCGCGGCCGCTTCGGGCATGGTTGCCGGGCCTTCGCTCGATACGCTGCCGATCACCCAGGAAGGCGCCGAACGGGCGCTGACCGCCTATCGACTGAGCTGTTCGGCGCTCCAGCGGCGCACCGACAGCACCGGGCTGACTCAGGGGCCGGACTGGGCGGAATCGTGCCGGGGTGCCGGCAACTGGCCGGCACGCGATGCGCGCGCATTCTTCGTGCGGTATTTCGAGACGGTGCAGATCGGCGACGGCAAGGCCTTTGCCACCGGCTATTACGAGCCCGAAATCCATGGCTGCCGCGAACGGCGTGCCGGCTGCGAGGTGCCGATCTACGGCGTGCCGAGCGATCTGATCGACGTCGATCTCGGGCTGTTCTCCGACGACCTCAAGGGCAAGAAGATTCGCGGGCGCGTCGAAGGGAAGCGCTTCGTCCCCTATTTCGACCGCACCGCTATCGAGGATGGCAAAATCGAGGGTCGCGCGCCGGTGATCGCTTATGCCAATGATCCGGTCGAGATTTTCTTCCTCCAGGTCCAGGGCTCCGGCCGGTTGCGGTTGCCCGACGGCGGCGTGATGCGGATCGGCTATGCCGGGCAGAATGGCCGCGATTATACCGGCATCGGCAAATTGATGCGCGATCGCGGCCTGCTCGGGCCGGGCCAGGCGTCGATGCAAGGCATCATGGGCTATCTGCGCGCGCACCCCGAGGAGGGCCGCGCGATCATGCGCGAGAACAAGAGCTTCGTGTTCTTCAAGGAACTGACGGGCGCGGGTCCGCTCGGCGCGATGGGGCTGCCGGTGACCGGCTGGGTCAGCGCTGCCGTGGATCCCAAATTCGTGCCGCTCGGCGCGCCTGCGTTCCTGTCGATGGATCGTACCGACGCCACCGGCCTGTGGGTAGCGCAGGATACCGGCGGCGCGATCAAGGGCGCCAATCGCTTCGATACCTTCTGGGGGGCGGGCGACGATGCGCGCGCGATCGCCGGCGGCATGTCGGCGCGTGGGACGGCGTGGCTGTTGCTGCCCAAAGGCGTGCTCGCGCGGCGGACGGCGGCGCCGACGCCGTGA
- a CDS encoding Smr/MutS family protein, whose translation MATVTPLKSAKAKVVPAQTPVPAREGQAVGAAGKASSPPPAARAPLEAKAPRTHPQPLSASREGSANTLDGSWDRRLSRGLVAPESSIDLHGHTLSAAYDRLDRGLEQAIRQGDRVLLLITGKPPRPESERPHARGAIRAAVGDWLASSRHADRIAAVRTAHPRHGGSGALYIVLRRPRAAPPRNS comes from the coding sequence ATCGCCACGGTCACACCGCTGAAGTCGGCGAAGGCGAAAGTAGTACCCGCACAGACCCCCGTCCCTGCAAGGGAGGGGCAGGCGGTGGGTGCGGCCGGCAAAGCCTCGAGCCCTCCACCTGCCGCGCGCGCACCACTCGAAGCTAAAGCTCCTCGCACTCACCCCCAGCCCCTCTCCGCGAGCCGGGAGGGGAGCGCCAACACTTTGGACGGCAGCTGGGATCGCCGCCTCTCACGCGGGCTCGTTGCACCCGAATCCAGCATTGATCTGCACGGCCACACCCTGTCCGCGGCTTATGACCGGCTCGATCGCGGGCTCGAGCAGGCGATCCGGCAGGGCGACCGCGTATTGCTGTTGATCACCGGAAAGCCGCCGCGGCCCGAATCGGAGCGGCCGCACGCACGCGGCGCGATCCGTGCGGCGGTGGGCGACTGGCTCGCCTCGTCGCGCCATGCGGATCGGATCGCGGCGGTCCGCACTGCGCATCCGCGCCACGGCGGCAGCGGCGCGCTCTATATCGTGCTGCGCCGTCCGCGTGCCGCGCCGCCACGAAATTCTTAA
- a CDS encoding putative bifunctional diguanylate cyclase/phosphodiesterase has product MEGFSLKSRAIAFAMCAGAVAFILAVAAASEGTITVESAGRALIAAIVCGVMCWASAERSIASTAGAIDSAIERLASAANGDLQSEIPEEVRRCVPPLARAMDGLFRQLHDNLESVQRLAMFDPVTGLANRTNFRRTAERMLAELPPGANAVLYFIDLDRFKAVNDTLGHATGDVLLGMVANRLRAVADRFAAEGSIRPPLIGRLAGDEFTMFFPEIRTLRDSDRIGRGVLFALSEPFDLADQEISIGASIGVAIRPDHGDTLHELMRAADAAMYHAKALGRGRAEHFSEFLAAQIAERAQLESDLRTAVDKDQFALVFQPQVSAVDGRIVGAEALLRWRHPDGLKLPGAFIQRAEETGLIVEIGDWVVASVAETISRWGKLGIQQRLAVNISQRQIDHAEFFRRLRAAMHAARAPASLLELEITETLAMHCSSEVLEAIAALRADGASVAIDDFGTGYSNLARLRQLPVDRVKLDRSVIEHVVDQPEARTIAQAVIGLIHGLGCQAVAEGIESDAQAAVLRVIGCDVLQGYAVATPMAEEEFLAWVRDVEPRRIAG; this is encoded by the coding sequence GTGGAAGGGTTTTCGCTAAAGAGCCGAGCCATCGCGTTCGCGATGTGCGCCGGGGCCGTGGCGTTCATCCTCGCTGTTGCCGCGGCGTCCGAAGGTACCATCACCGTCGAATCGGCCGGCCGCGCGCTGATCGCGGCGATCGTCTGCGGGGTGATGTGCTGGGCATCGGCTGAGCGCAGCATCGCCTCGACCGCAGGGGCGATCGACTCGGCGATCGAGCGGCTCGCCAGCGCCGCCAATGGCGATCTCCAGAGTGAAATTCCGGAAGAAGTACGCCGCTGCGTGCCGCCCCTGGCGCGCGCAATGGACGGACTGTTTCGCCAGCTCCACGACAATCTCGAAAGCGTCCAGCGGCTCGCGATGTTCGATCCCGTGACCGGGCTTGCCAACCGCACCAATTTTCGCCGTACCGCGGAGCGGATGCTCGCCGAACTGCCGCCGGGTGCGAACGCAGTGCTCTATTTCATCGATCTCGATCGTTTCAAGGCAGTCAACGACACGCTGGGACATGCCACCGGCGACGTGCTGCTCGGCATGGTCGCGAATCGCCTGCGCGCCGTGGCCGATCGTTTCGCGGCCGAGGGCAGCATTCGTCCGCCGCTGATCGGCCGGCTTGCGGGCGACGAGTTCACGATGTTCTTCCCCGAAATCCGCACGCTGCGCGACTCCGACCGGATCGGTCGCGGGGTGCTGTTCGCGCTTTCCGAACCGTTCGACCTCGCCGACCAGGAAATCTCGATCGGCGCCTCGATCGGCGTCGCGATACGCCCCGATCATGGCGATACGCTACATGAGCTTATGCGTGCCGCGGATGCGGCGATGTACCACGCCAAGGCGCTCGGGCGCGGGCGCGCCGAGCATTTCAGCGAGTTCCTCGCGGCGCAGATCGCCGAGCGTGCGCAGCTCGAGAGCGACTTGCGCACCGCGGTCGACAAGGACCAGTTCGCATTGGTCTTCCAGCCGCAGGTGAGTGCCGTCGATGGCCGCATCGTCGGCGCCGAGGCGCTCCTACGCTGGCGGCATCCCGACGGGCTCAAGTTGCCGGGGGCGTTCATCCAGCGTGCCGAGGAAACCGGACTGATCGTCGAGATCGGCGACTGGGTGGTCGCCAGCGTCGCCGAGACGATCTCGCGCTGGGGCAAATTGGGTATCCAGCAGCGCCTCGCGGTCAATATCAGCCAGCGTCAGATCGATCATGCCGAGTTCTTCCGCCGCCTGCGCGCTGCGATGCACGCGGCGCGCGCGCCGGCCAGCCTGCTCGAACTCGAGATCACCGAGACCTTGGCGATGCATTGCTCGAGCGAAGTGCTCGAGGCGATCGCCGCGCTGCGGGCCGACGGCGCGAGTGTCGCGATCGACGATTTCGGCACCGGCTATTCGAATCTCGCGCGGCTGCGGCAATTGCCGGTCGACCGGGTCAAGCTCGATCGCAGCGTGATCGAGCATGTCGTCGATCAGCCCGAGGCGCGGACGATCGCGCAGGCAGTGATCGGGCTGATCCACGGGCTCGGCTGCCAGGCGGTGGCCGAGGGTATCGAGAGCGATGCGCAGGCCGCAGTGCTGCGTGTCATCGGTTGCGACGTGCTGCAGGGCTATGCGGTCGCGACGCCGATGGCCGAAGAGGAATTCCTCGCCTGGGTCCGCGATGTCGAACCGCGACGGATCGCGGGCTAG
- the secB gene encoding protein-export chaperone SecB, which translates to MAENDTIAEFGEPAANGADTAPVAGVLSQYVKDLSFENPNAPQVYQSQTAPAIDVQFNIGSGQVGEDVYEVVLKIDVKAQAEDQTAFVVDLSYAGLFAIRNVPQDQMEPFLLGEAPRILFPFARRVIADCVRDGGFPPLMLEPIDFTGIYLQQRAQAGGEMQGEIAGNA; encoded by the coding sequence ATGGCAGAGAACGACACGATCGCCGAATTCGGCGAGCCCGCAGCCAATGGCGCCGATACCGCGCCTGTCGCGGGTGTCCTGTCGCAATATGTGAAGGACCTGTCGTTCGAGAATCCGAACGCGCCGCAAGTCTATCAGTCGCAGACCGCGCCGGCGATCGACGTCCAGTTCAACATCGGCTCGGGCCAGGTCGGCGAAGACGTCTACGAAGTCGTGCTCAAGATCGACGTCAAGGCGCAGGCCGAGGACCAGACCGCGTTCGTCGTCGACCTGTCCTATGCCGGGCTGTTCGCGATCCGCAACGTGCCGCAGGATCAGATGGAACCCTTCCTGCTCGGCGAAGCGCCGCGCATACTGTTTCCGTTCGCGCGCCGCGTGATCGCCGATTGCGTGCGCGACGGCGGCTTCCCGCCGCTGATGCTCGAGCCGATCGACTTCACCGGCATCTACCTGCAGCAGCGCGCCCAGGCGGGCGGCGAGATGCAGGGCGAGATCGCAGGCAACGCCTGA
- a CDS encoding CAP domain-containing protein, with protein MRKQVSLMLIPLLALASCGGGGSDGGGTIVPPPIDTPGPTPTPTPVPVPFPTPTPVPGDFFTAAAALYTNAPDITACQPGLLKPVVTSQVLQTLNAVRALHRLPAVAYSPADEPGAQQSALMQAANAQLSHTPPTSWRCYTAAGAAASGSSNLYGGTGPGLGFFTDEQIIAGWLTEVQNIVAENVGHRRWLLDPFLGSVAYGRVAGRYQTSSRADAAAMKVFDTAGPAGPTGPLPDYVAWPFEDYPARLFDPRALLSFGVISNKTSKWGNTNVDFSNAAITVRQRGGATLTVSRIAYDTQGYGLPNNIQFAVSGLTTNIYYDVTIDRVNVGGIQRSYSYFFRIVP; from the coding sequence ATGCGTAAGCAAGTTAGTCTGATGCTGATTCCGCTGCTGGCCCTTGCTTCATGCGGCGGCGGAGGCAGCGATGGCGGCGGCACGATCGTTCCTCCGCCGATCGACACACCTGGACCGACTCCGACGCCCACCCCAGTCCCGGTCCCCTTCCCGACGCCCACCCCGGTGCCGGGCGACTTCTTCACTGCAGCCGCAGCGCTCTACACCAATGCGCCCGACATCACGGCGTGCCAGCCCGGGCTGCTCAAGCCGGTAGTGACCAGCCAAGTGCTGCAGACGCTCAACGCGGTCCGCGCGCTCCACCGCCTGCCCGCCGTCGCCTATTCGCCCGCCGACGAGCCCGGCGCACAGCAATCGGCGCTGATGCAGGCAGCCAACGCCCAGCTCAGCCACACGCCGCCGACCAGCTGGCGCTGCTACACCGCCGCCGGCGCCGCAGCCTCGGGCTCGAGCAATCTCTATGGCGGCACCGGCCCCGGACTCGGTTTCTTCACCGACGAGCAGATCATCGCCGGCTGGCTCACCGAGGTGCAGAACATCGTCGCCGAGAATGTCGGGCATCGCCGCTGGCTGCTCGATCCGTTTCTCGGCTCGGTAGCCTATGGCCGCGTCGCCGGACGCTACCAGACCAGCAGCCGTGCCGATGCCGCCGCGATGAAGGTGTTCGACACTGCCGGCCCGGCGGGGCCGACCGGTCCGCTCCCCGATTACGTCGCCTGGCCGTTCGAGGATTATCCCGCGCGCCTGTTCGACCCGCGCGCCTTGCTCTCGTTCGGCGTGATCTCGAACAAGACCAGCAAATGGGGCAACACCAATGTCGATTTCTCGAACGCCGCGATCACCGTCCGCCAGCGCGGCGGCGCGACGCTCACCGTCTCGCGCATCGCGTACGATACGCAGGGCTACGGTCTACCCAACAACATCCAGTTCGCCGTGAGCGGGCTAACGACGAATATCTATTACGACGTGACGATCGATCGGGTGAATGTCGGCGGAATCCAGCGCAGCTACAGCTACTTCTTCCGGATCGTGCCCTAA
- the dapE gene encoding succinyl-diaminopimelate desuccinylase has translation MPPPLVVESLLPDVVELTKALIAAESVTPARGAVFDVLEAALVPLGFAVERFVEGEAPDGPVENLLATRGSKGPHFAFAGHLDVVPPGSGWTGDAFAPEIRGDLLYGRGAVDMKGAIAAFVAAAARVPADGKISLIITGDEEGPATFGTPRLIERMAERGVRPDLCLVGEPTSANRLGDTIKIGRRGSTVIWVDVPGKQGHVAYPHLADNPIPRLVAALAEIDELVLDQGNDWFQASNVEVTDIFTGNPATNVIPGNASARLSVRFNDLHNGPDLIARIEAVVQRHAPGAQVRGTVYGEAFLTQPGALSSLVAGAIEAKLGVTPELSTSGGTSDARYLVRLCPVVEFGLINATMHKLDEAVALADLAVLTDVYEEVLRRVRG, from the coding sequence ATGCCACCTCCGCTAGTTGTGGAGAGCCTTTTGCCCGACGTCGTTGAACTCACCAAGGCGCTGATCGCCGCCGAGAGCGTAACCCCTGCACGCGGTGCCGTGTTCGACGTGCTCGAGGCGGCGTTGGTCCCGCTCGGCTTTGCCGTCGAACGCTTCGTCGAAGGCGAGGCGCCCGACGGCCCGGTCGAAAACCTGCTCGCGACCCGCGGCAGCAAGGGACCGCATTTCGCTTTTGCCGGCCATCTCGATGTCGTTCCCCCCGGCTCGGGCTGGACCGGCGACGCCTTCGCGCCTGAGATCCGGGGCGACCTGCTCTACGGCCGCGGCGCGGTCGACATGAAAGGCGCGATCGCCGCGTTCGTAGCGGCGGCGGCGCGCGTGCCGGCGGACGGCAAAATCAGCCTGATCATCACCGGCGACGAGGAAGGCCCCGCCACCTTCGGTACGCCCAGGCTGATCGAGCGCATGGCCGAACGCGGCGTGCGTCCCGATCTCTGCCTCGTCGGCGAGCCCACATCGGCAAACCGGCTTGGCGACACGATCAAGATCGGCCGCCGCGGCTCGACGGTGATCTGGGTCGACGTGCCGGGAAAGCAGGGGCACGTCGCCTATCCACACCTCGCCGACAATCCGATCCCCCGCCTTGTCGCGGCACTCGCCGAGATCGACGAACTCGTCCTCGATCAGGGCAATGACTGGTTCCAGGCCTCGAACGTCGAGGTAACGGACATCTTCACCGGCAATCCGGCGACCAACGTCATCCCCGGCAATGCCAGCGCCCGGCTGTCGGTCCGCTTCAACGATCTGCACAACGGTCCCGATCTGATCGCGCGGATCGAGGCGGTGGTGCAGCGACATGCCCCCGGCGCGCAGGTGCGCGGCACTGTCTATGGTGAGGCGTTCCTCACGCAGCCCGGCGCACTCTCCAGCCTCGTCGCCGGTGCGATCGAGGCAAAGCTTGGCGTCACGCCCGAACTCTCGACCAGCGGAGGCACTTCGGACGCGCGGTATCTGGTCAGGCTGTGCCCGGTAGTCGAATTCGGGCTGATCAACGCGACGATGCACAAGCTCGACGAAGCGGTGGCACTGGCCGATCTCGCGGTATTGACCGATGTGTACGAGGAAGTGCTGCGGCGGGTTCGGGGCTAG
- a CDS encoding Tim44/TimA family putative adaptor protein — translation MIAGFLALRLYSVLGKRTGHEQALPKPAEERIAPAQMPRTIDVTPEVREGAGRPIEAGAETGLRAVVSADSSFDVGQFVEGAKSAYRMILEAFWKGDEETLGWLVEDDVRGGFAEAIADRKAAGHVLDNRLVVIERAVITDASVEGKVARITVRFDADIAAVTRDQDGNLVAGSLTDAVETHDIWTFARNLRNDDPNWKLVETDEV, via the coding sequence ATGATCGCCGGCTTTCTGGCACTCAGGCTCTATTCGGTGCTCGGGAAGCGCACGGGCCATGAGCAGGCTTTGCCCAAACCCGCCGAAGAGCGCATTGCGCCCGCGCAGATGCCGCGGACGATCGACGTCACGCCCGAAGTGCGCGAAGGCGCCGGCCGCCCGATCGAGGCTGGAGCCGAGACCGGGCTGCGCGCGGTGGTCTCCGCGGATTCGAGCTTCGATGTCGGCCAGTTCGTCGAAGGTGCGAAGTCGGCCTATCGGATGATCCTCGAAGCCTTCTGGAAGGGCGACGAAGAGACGCTCGGCTGGCTGGTCGAGGACGACGTCCGCGGCGGCTTCGCCGAGGCGATCGCCGACCGCAAGGCAGCGGGCCATGTGCTCGACAACCGGCTGGTCGTCATTGAGCGGGCGGTGATCACCGACGCGTCGGTCGAGGGCAAGGTGGCGCGGATCACCGTGCGCTTCGACGCCGATATCGCCGCCGTGACGCGCGACCAGGACGGCAACCTCGTCGCAGGTTCGCTGACCGATGCAGTCGAGACGCACGACATCTGGACCTTTGCGCGCAACCTGCGCAACGACGATCCCAATTGGAAGCTGGTCGAGACCGACGAAGTATAA
- a CDS encoding ThuA domain-containing protein, which translates to MFGTKRIIGFSALALLALTAQTTPDPHRPAPTLDSTAPALPPLKRPAILIFSKTNSYRHDSIPAATAAIAKLVRARGWSVYTTENAAIFNPAQLARFDALIFASATGDLFTPDQRAAFQKYLAGGRGFVGLHAAGDGSHPAWYQELLGYGGYTGHPGGGDQFQQSQLILLDRSHPATRHLPPRWRWTEEYYAWQAPLRADAHILARLDETGMRLEPKHTMGEKHAMIWWRCEGKARIFYSALGHKPEAFADPAHLKMIDGAITWAARKSGKGCD; encoded by the coding sequence ATGTTCGGCACGAAGAGGATCATAGGATTCAGTGCGCTGGCGCTTCTGGCCCTCACGGCGCAGACCACCCCTGATCCGCACCGGCCGGCGCCGACCCTCGACTCCACCGCTCCCGCGCTCCCGCCGCTGAAGCGCCCGGCGATCCTGATCTTCAGCAAGACCAACAGCTACCGCCACGATTCGATTCCCGCCGCCACGGCGGCGATCGCAAAGCTCGTCCGCGCCCGCGGCTGGAGTGTTTACACCACCGAGAATGCGGCGATCTTCAACCCTGCGCAGCTCGCCCGCTTCGACGCGTTGATCTTCGCCAGCGCCACCGGCGATCTGTTCACTCCCGATCAGCGCGCCGCCTTCCAGAAGTACCTCGCCGGGGGCCGTGGTTTTGTCGGCCTGCACGCCGCCGGCGACGGCAGCCACCCGGCCTGGTATCAGGAACTGCTCGGCTATGGCGGCTATACCGGCCACCCCGGTGGCGGCGACCAGTTCCAGCAATCGCAGCTGATCCTGCTCGATCGCTCCCATCCGGCGACCCGGCATCTGCCGCCGCGCTGGCGCTGGACCGAGGAATATTACGCCTGGCAGGCCCCGCTCCGCGCCGATGCGCATATCCTCGCGCGGCTCGACGAGACCGGCATGCGGCTCGAGCCGAAACACACCATGGGCGAAAAGCACGCGATGATCTGGTGGCGCTGCGAAGGCAAAGCCCGGATCTTCTACTCCGCGCTCGGCCACAAACCCGAGGCCTTCGCCGATCCCGCCCATCTCAAGATGATCGACGGCGCGATTACCTGGGCCGCACGCAAATCGGGCAAAGGCTGCGATTGA